A section of the Oryzias melastigma strain HK-1 linkage group LG2, ASM292280v2, whole genome shotgun sequence genome encodes:
- the timmdc1 gene encoding complex I assembly factor TIMMDC1, mitochondrial — protein sequence MRPEQLRRRADSPPRGAASTGPPQGSIQTARPVFFSCRLLPRVHAADATAGQPAQTRSSSTLPANIRKPELLDTGWGRIRDLFDKNDSQSYPEEVTNVFKYGIVSATAGFFYGGLPAARYARQRYIQVSQAEVYTSRVDAVRSAHNAAIRAFVRYGWRWSWRVSLIVTLFSSVSTGLSVYRDKDALSNYVAAGAATVGLFRLNLGLRGLVAGSVIGAVLGIPVGALVISLHSLTGETSRQRRRREQRELYEHKLAEWTARLEMTDELISSLNDASQEEEIHRDVQKIQELLSLPKNPEEEAASTAEGGT from the exons ATGCGTCCAGAGCAGCTCAGACGGCGGGCAGATTCGCCCCCCCGGGGCGCGGCGAGCACCGGCCCGCCGCAGGGCTCCATCCAGACTGCgaggcctgtttttttttcctgccgtCTGCTCCCGAGGGTCCATGCAGCTGACGCGACTGCTGGCCAGCCCGCTCAGAcgcgctcctcctccaccctgcCAGCCAACATTAGGAAGCCTGAACTTCTCGACACAGGATGGGGGCGCATCAGGGATCTGTTCGACAAAAA TGACTCACAATCGTACCCAGAGGAAGTGACCAACGTGTTCAAGTACGGGATCGTCAGCGCCACCGCCGGCTTCTTCTATGGAGGCCTTCCAGCTGCTCGCTACGCCCGCCAGCGATATATCCAAGTGAGCCAGGCGGAGGTGTACACCAGCCGCGTGGATGCGGTG cgtTCTGCTCATAACGCAGCCATCCGAGCGTTTGTTCGTTACGGATGGAGATGGAGCTGGAGAGTTTCTCTGATCGTCACTTTGTTCAG TTCGGTCAGCACCGGCTTGTCGGTGTACCGAGACAAAGACGCCCTCAGCAACTACGTTGCAGCAGGAG CTGCTACGGTTGGCCTTTTCCGGCTGAACCTGGGCCTCCGAGGGCTGGTGGCGGGGAGCGTCATCGGAGCGGTTCTCGG GATTCCCGTCGGCGCTCTGGTCATCAGTTTGCACTCTCTGACGGGAGAAACTTCCcgacagaggaggaggagggaacaGCGAGAGCTTTACGAACATAAACTGGCCGAATG GACGGCCCGTCTGGAGATGACAGACGAGCTGATTTCCAGTCTGAACGACGCGTCTCAGGAAGAAGAAATCCACAGAGACGTTCAGAAGATCCAGGAGCTCCTAAGTTTACCAAAGAACCCAGAGGAGGAGGCGGCGAGCACCGCTGAAGGTGGGACCTGA